A window of the Thermus thermophilus HB8 genome harbors these coding sequences:
- a CDS encoding 4-hydroxyphenylacetate 3-hydroxylase family protein produces MNEQVHARLKALARPMTGEEYLESLRDGREVYFMGERVKDVTTHPAFRNTARMFARWYDRLHELHKEDLERSKDPSGWKWTVPTESGNGWTHPFFVGPRSAEDLLKARDTIAELQRTVYGWGGRSPDYKAAFVGTLGPNAEFYAPYQENARRWYKETQEKLLYWNHAIVNPPVDRHKPVEEVGDVYMHVERETDAGIVVSGAKVVATGSAFTHVNFIAHYGPLPIKDKKFALIFVVPMDAKGVKLISRASYEFIAAKTGSPFDYPLSSRLDENDAILVFDNVLVPWENVFVYGDVEKVNAFFPLSGFVHRFPFQGCTRLAVKLDFIAGLTMKALDVTGASQFRGVQARLGEILTYRNLFWALTEAMARDPMPWVDGYVLPNLWAGLTYRVLAPEVYPKIKDIIERDLASALIYLPSHAKDFQNPQIRRYLDQYVRGNGVDAVTRVKIMKALWDAVGTEFGGRHELYERNYAGNHENIRIEVLGAMEAAGVNEALRAFVDKFLGEYDLEGWKVPDLINPTEA; encoded by the coding sequence GACCACCCACCCCGCCTTCCGCAACACCGCCCGCATGTTCGCCCGCTGGTACGACCGGCTGCACGAGCTCCACAAGGAGGACCTGGAGCGCTCTAAGGACCCCTCGGGCTGGAAGTGGACCGTGCCCACCGAGTCCGGCAACGGCTGGACCCACCCCTTCTTCGTGGGGCCCCGGAGCGCCGAGGACCTCCTCAAGGCCCGGGACACCATCGCCGAACTGCAACGGACGGTCTACGGCTGGGGCGGCCGCAGCCCCGACTACAAGGCGGCCTTCGTGGGCACCCTGGGGCCCAACGCCGAGTTCTACGCCCCCTACCAGGAAAACGCCCGCCGCTGGTACAAGGAAACCCAGGAAAAGCTCCTCTACTGGAACCACGCCATCGTCAACCCCCCCGTGGACCGGCACAAGCCCGTGGAGGAGGTGGGGGACGTCTACATGCACGTGGAGCGGGAGACGGACGCGGGCATCGTGGTCTCGGGGGCCAAGGTGGTGGCCACGGGGAGCGCCTTCACCCACGTGAACTTCATCGCCCACTACGGGCCCCTTCCCATCAAGGACAAGAAGTTCGCCCTCATCTTCGTGGTGCCCATGGACGCCAAGGGGGTCAAGCTCATCTCCCGGGCCTCCTACGAGTTCATCGCCGCCAAGACAGGGAGCCCCTTTGACTACCCCCTCTCCAGCCGCCTGGACGAGAACGACGCCATCCTCGTCTTTGACAACGTGCTGGTGCCCTGGGAGAACGTCTTCGTCTACGGGGACGTGGAGAAGGTGAACGCCTTCTTCCCCCTCTCGGGCTTCGTCCACCGCTTCCCCTTCCAGGGGTGCACCCGCCTGGCGGTGAAGCTGGACTTCATCGCCGGCCTCACGATGAAGGCCCTGGACGTCACCGGGGCCTCCCAGTTCCGCGGCGTCCAGGCCCGACTGGGCGAGATCCTCACCTACCGCAACCTCTTCTGGGCCCTCACGGAGGCCATGGCCCGCGACCCCATGCCCTGGGTGGACGGGTACGTCCTGCCCAACCTCTGGGCGGGCCTCACCTACCGGGTGCTTGCCCCGGAGGTCTACCCCAAAATCAAGGACATCATTGAGCGCGACCTGGCGAGCGCCCTCATCTACCTGCCCTCCCACGCCAAGGATTTCCAGAACCCCCAGATCCGGCGGTACCTGGACCAGTACGTGCGGGGCAACGGGGTGGACGCCGTCACCCGGGTAAAGATCATGAAGGCGCTTTGGGACGCCGTGGGCACGGAGTTCGGTGGCCGCCACGAGCTCTACGAGCGCAACTACGCTGGGAACCACGAGAACATCCGCATAGAGGTTCTGGGGGCGATGGAGGCCGCCGGGGTCAACGAGGCCCTCAGGGCCTTCGTGGACAAGTTCCTCGGGGAGTACGACCTGGAGGGCTGGAAGGTGCCTGACCTCATCAACCCCACGGAGGCCTAA